DNA from Lagenorhynchus albirostris chromosome 15, mLagAlb1.1, whole genome shotgun sequence:
atagaaatatttttctatacaaCAGGACGACAGGAGCACACACAGCCCCCGGCCACCCCCGAGCCGTCCCCAGGCACAGCCCCCCTCCTCGAGTCCCGCAGGGCTCCGGGACCTTCCTGGAGGCCACTCGGCCGCCTGCCTTGGCTCTGCCCCTCTTTGGTGGCCTCCGGAGGTGGCAATGAAGAGACGGACTAAACAGTCCACAAAAAACCACGGACGGAGATCATGCGAGGAGCCAGGTGGCCACGCTGGCCACGCCCCCCAGGTCTAGTGTCTTATCTTTTTAAGAGAactttacttttaatatattttttaaaaaagaaaataacgagagaagagagggaaagaaagaaagcagagaagaaTCAAGAGAGAGAATAGATAATGAAAAaaaaccccccaccccccatccctaaGACACAGTTTTTCGAAGtcccttgtgtgtgtgtctgtgtgtggggggggtgtgtgtggtggtggtggtgtgtgtggggtgtgtctgtgtggtggtggtggtgtgtgtggggtgtgtctgtgtgtgtggagtgtgtgtgtgtgtagggggggtgtgtgtggtgtgtctgtgtggtggtgtgtgtgtgtgtgtacgggcCCGCTCACACCGGTGAGAATGACTCAGGGCAGGTACACGTGCTCGGCCACAGTTCACCTCCCGTTCATACTGTcagtgccccctccccacttcctctgcAAAGCCCAGGGCTTTAACAGCTgctagcgtgtgtgtgtgtgggtgtgtcccGTGGGTCTCTGGGTTACAAACAAACAGCTGCAGTGGCTCTTGTGTCCTTTTTGGTCCAGTGGGCATCACGAGTTTCGGGGAGGGCGCGGGCACCGGGCGcctggcgggggggaggggggctcagGACTTGTGCTGTGCGGACACGCCCTTCCAGTAGTCCAGGATGTCGTGCAGGTCCTCATCTTGGGCGAACTGGACCTTCTTGCGCAGGGCGTGGCCGGCCGCCACGAACTCCCCGTTGTCCTTGTGCCGCCGGCGGCTCAGTCTGAAGCGCTCCCAGATGCTCTGGGAGGCCCTGCAGGTGTATTCGGGGCTGGAGGAGTAGCTCAGGTTATGGTACTGCGGGGACAGCTGCGAGTAGGCCAGGTCGCGGGGCCGCGGCCGGGTCAGCGGCTCCAGGATGGACGCCTTGCGGCCGCCGGGGCCCTCGTGGGGCAGGGGCGTGTCGGCGGGGTGGGAGCCGGGGTACGAGTGCCGGTGCTCACCGTACTGGCGGCTCTTCTCAGCCTCGGCCCGCAGCACGGCGGCCGCGGGGGTCACAGTGAGGATGGCGTCGGCCGCGGGCGAGCTCTTCTCGATGTACTTGGCCTCGGCGGCCGCGGCCTTGTGCGCCCCGGCGGCCTCGGCGCGGTAGGGCCGCGGGCTGCGCGCGGAGCCGCTGGACGAGGTGCTGGCGCGCGGGGCCCCGGGGGCGGCCTCCGCGCTGTGATGCCGCTGCAGGCTGTGGCTGAAGGCGTCCTTGTAGGCGGGCGCCAGGAAGCCGTGCTTGCCGGCCAGCGGCTCGGACAGCAGCACCAGCTGCGGCTCGGCCGCGGCCACGGCCCCCGCCTTGCCGCCCTGGAAGGAGGTGGACTCGGACTTGAGGGCGTCGATGCAGTTGTTGATGATCTGGTTGACCTTGTCCACCTCCTTGGCGATGGTGGAGATCTCGGCCACCGAGCTGCGGCTGTCGGGGCCCGGCCCCCCGTCCCTGCGCTCCGCCTGCCCCCCTGAACGCACCTCCAGGTAGCTGCCCTTGCTGGCCTTGGGCGTCTCGCCGCCCTCCGCCAGCTTGTACTGCTCCAGCTCGCCGGCGGCCGCCGGCAGGTACGGCACGCGGGTCACGGCCTCGGGGCCCAGCAGCGGGCCCTGGGACAGCGGGGCCAGGCCGGGCGCCTCCATCTCGGGCCCGTACTTGAGCTCGATGACCGTCTTCTGGAGGCTGCCGGCCGCGGCCGCCGCGGCGGCCTTCTGCTGCTGCTCCTcccggcgccgccgccgccgcaggcAGTAGTAGACGGCGCCGAGCACCAGCACCATGCCGAAGAGGCAGCCCAGGACGGTCATGATGTAGCGCGTGGCCGTGGAGGAGCCGGGCACGGGGCCCGGCGGGCTGGGCGGCTTGGGCAGGCAGATGGTGAGGCAGGTGTGGTTGTGATGCAGCCCCGAGCTGGTGGAGACCACGCAGTAGGTGTAGTTGGTGAGCGCGTAGAGGTTGGTCAGGCGGATCTCCTCCTGGGCCCGGGTCAGCCTGGACACGGTGGACGACCTGCTGTTGTTGAAGTGCTCCAGCGTGTACATGCGGTTGAACGGGCTGGGCAGCTGGACCGTGATGGTGGCCGAGTTCTGCGTCAGCTGCGTGACCTTCATGAGCGGGCGGGCCTCGGCCTGCGGGGCCAGCGTGGGCAGGGCCACCAGCGGCGTGGTGCCGTCGCCGGAGAAGCACTCATCCTCGGCGCAGGGGCCCTCGCTGGGCTCCGCGGGCGGcgcggggggcggcggcggcgagcgGCCGGGCGCCGGGCGGGTCTCGGCCGCGTAGGAGGCGTCGGTGCACACGGACTGCAGCTTGCTGAGGACGCTGCGCTGGCCGTGGCGGCCCTGGCCCAGGAGCGAGTAGCCCGAGTAGAGCGGCGGCGACTCACACTGCACGCGGTCGTAGGTCTGCGTGGCGTTGGTGAAGGCGGCCAGCCAGCGCAGGAAGCCCAGCAGCTCGCAGGAGCAGTAGAAGGGGTTGCTGTAGAGCTCGCACACGGACAGCTTGGCCAGGCCCGCGAAGGTGGCGCTGTGCAGCCGCTGGATGCGGTTCATGGACAGGTCCACGTTGACGATGTTGGGGCACTCCCAGAAGGCGCCGGGCGCCACCACCTCGATGAGGTTGGCCTGCAGGTACAGGTACTCCAGCTTGCTCAGGCCGCGCAGCACGCCCTCCGTCAGGTTGCGCAGCCGGTTGTAGCCCAGCTGCAGCACCTGCAGGTTGAACTGGCCCGAGAAGGCGCCGTCCTCGATGTAGCCGATCTCGTTCTTGGTGAGGTTGAGGTACGTGAGGTTGCCGAAGCGGCTCAGCGCAGCGTACTGCACGCTGCGGATGCGGTTCTCGTTCAGCCGCAGGTCCACGACGGTGCTGTTTATCTGCTGCGGGATGGCCTCGTAGGGCGGCTGGTTCTGGCTGCAGATGGCCAGCCACACGAAGCCCTTGTCGCCCTCGATCAGCCAGCAGTCGCCGCGCACCAGCCCGCCCGCGAGCAGCAGGGCGGCCGCCGCCACGCACGCCCAGGCCCACGGCGCAGCCTGCCGGCACCCGGCCATCGGGACCAGCCCTGCGGGAGCGCCCGCTCGGCCTGCCCGGGGGCACGGGGTGGCGGGAGGGGAGGGCGCCCGCGCTCTCAGGGGCGCACCGGGCCGAGCCGCATGGCCGGGCGGCCCgagtgctgggggcggggggagcgccTCCCTCACGGCCAGCCGCCTCTCGCCATCCGCCGGCGTCCTGCCGGAACCGGGGCCTCCTTCCCCATCAGCCCGGGCGTCCTCCAGCTCCAGCCGGTCCTGCTGCAAGACAAGAGGGGAGAGGGCGGTCAAGTGCGGCCCTGGGCCCAGCCCCGCCGAGCTGCCCGGGCAGTGAGGGAGGAAACGCAAGGGGGCTCAGAGGGAGGAAACGCAAGGGGGCTCAGAAACCGCAGGCTGACCTCGGCGACCTGAAGCGGGAAGCGTGGGCTGAGCCCGAGCCCCACTTCCGCCCCCTCACCAGTGACCCCATGTGTCAGATGAGCAAACCGAGGCCCGGGGCAAGGCTAAGGTGCTTGGCTGACCGGCGATGGTGGGGAGGGGCCGTGTGACAGGTGCTCTGCGCTGCCCCCTGAAGGCCTGGGGTGGCACTGCGGCCGCCTAGGAGGGCACTCAGCCCCTCCCCAGGGTCCTCGGCTGGCTGCGCAGGAGCCTTCCAGACCCCTCTCAAGCGAGGAGCCAGGACGGCGAGGTCCTGGGTCCGCGTTCTCGGGCAGTGTGACCCGGGTACCTCGTGCCCCTTCTGGGCCTGCGCTTCCCCGAATGAGCCAGCTGGACGCTGTCTGTAGCTTTCCATCTGGCTCCGGGGACCCATGGCCTGTCGCCGCCCCATGTCGGTGGGCCCTGGCGGAAAGGCCTGGAAGGACGGTGCCGCCCCCTCTTCGCCAGGCTCCGATGAGCACACCTGGGCAGCCCTGACCCCTCCCATCTCTGATCTCTGCCCCCACCAGACCCCGCGCGTCTCCAGGgcaggcctccccacccccatgccggCACGCGTGCCGAGGCTGCGACGGTCACAGTACAGGGCAGCCGTCCGGGATGAAGCCGGTGCCTGTGGGGCTCACGCGCCGCGGGCTCCCGCTGCGCCTGGACGcgccccccctccccagccccggcCAGTGCGGGACTCACCCTCTGCCCCTCGTATTTCTCCCGCAGGACAGACAAGGGCGTGTGTTTGCCGGTTACTCTTTGGAGTTGCAGCGGCCTCTGTGACTGCCCTGTGGCCTGGCGGGCAGCCAGCTGAGTGTATTTCACTGATATTGACGTTTGCCACTAGCCTGCACTGAGGTGGTttaaattaggagaaaaaaataatgatgtgAAATGGATTTTCCCCCCTTTGGAAACTTCACGAAGAACAGCTTTGATCTGGCTCCTGGGGCAGAGTCTTTCCCAGTTAGTTAAAGGGAGGGGAGAGCTcagaaggggctgggggctgggagagtTCCTGTGGGGCCACAGCAGAGCCCGCCCGGGGCTCGGCCCAGAGTCGCTGTGTGACACCCAGCAAAGCACAGGGCCTCTCTGGGCCCAAAGGGAAAtggctggaggagggagcagcCTGCGGTTTGCCTGGGTCTCCCTCGCCTCAGGAGGAAGCCTTGCAGGGGATGCTGGTGTCCCTGCGTGGTCCATCTTGTGACGTGAGATCTACAATCCCAAGGGGCGTACTTGGAGTTCATCGCCATCACACCTCCCAGCGCCTGTTGGCCTGTGCAGGCCCTTTCCTCCCCACCGGTCCCCTGCCCCATCCGTCCAGGTGCTGGGGCTTAGGTCCCCCGGGCGCCCCAGAGGCCAAGAGCGGGCGGCCGGGCAGGCTGCAAGCGCGTCCAGgcggtgtttggaggtggggatgGCTGGCGGGGCAAGGCGCCAATCAGAGTCTGGCTCCGGCCTCCGGATGGACACGGACGGAGCAGTGAGCCCGTCAGGGCAGCGCGGCGCCTGGGCAAGGCTGATCATAATCGCCTTTAATCTCTTGCTCAAAATAACTCAAAGTCAAGTTAAGGAGGATCACAGGGCCTAAAGAACCCTTACCACAGGCAGGCGTGGTTGGGGAAGACGGGCCCCAGGGCTGGCCCAGCCTCTCGCTGCCCCACGCCCAGGGCACCTGGGCACCAGGTGGCTGGAGAGCCACGTGCACGTGTGCTCGCACGCACAGGGCGGAGGTATGTTCCACACTTGCTGGGACCTACGTCAGCCCGTGTGCGTGGACCCGTGTGCCTTCAGATGGACGCGGCTCCGCCCGAGCGCTCGAGGGTGTGCGGGCCCCTGCGGTCCAGCCAGGCCTGCTGCGCCCCCTCCCCACGGCCCGCCCTGCCGGCACTGCGGCCCTCCTCCCGGCGTGACAGTCTAGGAACTGCGCTCAGGGCTGGCACCTGTGAGCGGCAGGTGCCTCTGGAGCCCAGCCTTGCCTCTCCCCACGCCCCATCCGGGGGCCTCCTCCATCGGGCCGGCCCTCACGATGAAGGACGGAGGAGGGCAGGGACGGGTCCCGGGGCTCCTGTTGGGCCGGCCCGCCCTCAACTCTGCGCATCAGACCTGGCCCTGGAGCCCGGGCCGGGCGGGAGCCAGGCCTGCGGGGACACAGCCCTCCCTACCTGCCCGGCCACAGGCAGGAGCATCGGCTAGGAGTGTGGGTGCCACCCTGGTGGCTGTTCCCCAGCCAGCGTAGCCTCCGCCCCTCACCTCAGCCTGGCAGGGACCCCAGAGTTCTGTTGCACACCTCAcacaggggaaactgaggcccagagggcctCCCCGAAGGTCACACAGTGAGCCAGCCCGTCCTCCTGTGGAGGAGGCCCCTCAGGCCACCATGTGCTGCGTCAGCAGGAACGCCCCGGTGGGGGGCCAGGATACCGCCCCCGGTGTCTGAGAGCCCCGTGAGGACTGGGGTCCTCGGGAAGCGGCTGCCCAGGGAACTGGCCGAGTCACTGAGAAAGGTTCTGAACAGACCACGGGGCCCGCTCCTCCTCTCGTGCTCAGGCACGCATCACGCTCCCGCCCCGTCCATCCCTGGTTCGctcccacacccctgccccccacaccgcGCACAGCAAGCCTCTGGCCGCACAGCTGTTTCCAGGACGGCTGCAGAGCGCGTGCGCTGGGGGCAGGGCGCAGAGACCTGTCCCCCAACCTGCCAGCACCCCAGACTCACGGTCCCACTACAGGTGGAGCCGCAGGGCCCTGGTCCCTCATCCTGCCCTCGCTGGTCCCCGGGCCCCATACTTCAGAGAGATGCAGGGGTGGAGGCCGCCTTCAGGGGGCCCTAGGTACAGCCGACGTGTGCTTCCCCGCTCCTGCATCGTCCCCCCGGCTCCCGTCCCCACCCGCGGACTCCGTGATAGTACAGATGGTCTGTGTGTGTGCTGTCCAACAGGGCGGCTACTGGGCACAAGCAGTGGGGCAAGTGGTACTGAACACACAGGTCTAGAACCTTCCATAAAGACAGCAGCTTGACCTGAGCACCCTCCGGCCacgcccctctcccttccccccccacGATGCCGCggttccacccccacccccgcccctccagGGCAGCATGCATCCCCCACAGCCCGAGCCGCCTCCCATCGAGGTCACTAGTGCTCCAGAGGGAGCACTAGTGACCTCTGTCCTGCCCGCTCCACTCCTCTTTGTCCCTTTTGCAGCCTCTGGGCGGCCCCTGGCCCAGGTAACCGGCCACCCCTTCCTGGAGCACTTCCTGCTCTGGGTCCCTGAGCCGCCACGCTCTCGCGCCCTGGGCTCCTCCGCTAGCTGCTGGCCCCTCTGCCGGCCCCCTCCCTCGCCCTGACCTCTCACTGTGCCTGTGGCCAGGCTCTGCCCTCCCTTCCCCGCGGTGCTGTCACCCCTCCCTTGGCTTCACTGCTCTCTCCACGCGCCTGCCccaccccgcccgcccgcccaccTCGCCAACCTTGACGCCCTGGACCCCAGGCTCACAGACGCAGCCGCTTCCCCCTCGAAGTGCGCAAGCCTCCTCCACCACGTTCCCCAAACCACAAGCCGGCGGGTCGTCCTCgagtcccctctccccccaccccaaacccagTCCCGCAGCAACAGTGTCCGCTCCACCTCCAAACCGGGACCTTCGCCTCCCGCCACGCCCGCCGTGGCCACCCCGGGCCAAGTTGTCCCCATCCCTCGTGGGACAAAGGCCATCGCTCCAACCTTGTGGCACCCACGATCCACTCCCCCGCACAGCCAGAGGGACCTGGAGAGCCCTCACGGGATCCCACTGTCCCGCCCACAGCCCTGATGACAGCCATCCTTTCCTCCCACATGGGGAGCAAAACCCAGGGTCCTGCCCCACCCGCCGCCGCTGCCCGTTCTCaacccacctccctgcccccacccccttccctccagccacCGGGCCGCAGCACCCCTGTTCCCGCCTGGAGAGCTCTTCCTCCGGCTGTCCGATCAGAAGaggccccttcctctcccccgaATCCCAGAGCCGGCGGCCTCCCCATCTGAACTCGTGCTCCCGGCCCCGTCACCCagttcccagctctgcccagcacTCATCTCCCCGATGTttcccttgtttattttattattcacttcTGGAGTAAACATCCTCTCCCCGCTGGGATGTAAACCCCAGAGCAGGAGCCGTGTCCTGTTCTCTGCTGTGATGTCCCAGGCCCGGACCAGCGCCTGGCACATGGGAGCAGCTCAGCAGGGAACGTCTgctccgttttctcatctgcaaaaacaGGGTAGAAGTGCGTCCTTCCCGAGGGCCGCTGCTTTCTCACAAATCACCTTCCTTTGCATTTTGTCGGGCCAGCGGGAGCTGTCACTACCCTCTGGAGGGCCTCGGGCTGCCCGGGTTGCCCCTGGTCTGCAAATCCCAACACGCCCGATAGGACCAGCAATGTGTGTCCGACGTCCTCCCTCTGCCAACACCCCCCTGAA
Protein-coding regions in this window:
- the ELFN1 gene encoding protein ELFN1; the protein is MAGCRQAAPWAWACVAAAALLLAGGLVRGDCWLIEGDKGFVWLAICSQNQPPYEAIPQQINSTVVDLRLNENRIRSVQYAALSRFGNLTYLNLTKNEIGYIEDGAFSGQFNLQVLQLGYNRLRNLTEGVLRGLSKLEYLYLQANLIEVVAPGAFWECPNIVNVDLSMNRIQRLHSATFAGLAKLSVCELYSNPFYCSCELLGFLRWLAAFTNATQTYDRVQCESPPLYSGYSLLGQGRHGQRSVLSKLQSVCTDASYAAETRPAPGRSPPPPPAPPAEPSEGPCAEDECFSGDGTTPLVALPTLAPQAEARPLMKVTQLTQNSATITVQLPSPFNRMYTLEHFNNSRSSTVSRLTRAQEEIRLTNLYALTNYTYCVVSTSSGLHHNHTCLTICLPKPPSPPGPVPGSSTATRYIMTVLGCLFGMVLVLGAVYYCLRRRRRREEQQQKAAAAAAAGSLQKTVIELKYGPEMEAPGLAPLSQGPLLGPEAVTRVPYLPAAAGELEQYKLAEGGETPKASKGSYLEVRSGGQAERRDGGPGPDSRSSVAEISTIAKEVDKVNQIINNCIDALKSESTSFQGGKAGAVAAAEPQLVLLSEPLAGKHGFLAPAYKDAFSHSLQRHHSAEAAPGAPRASTSSSGSARSPRPYRAEAAGAHKAAAAEAKYIEKSSPAADAILTVTPAAAVLRAEAEKSRQYGEHRHSYPGSHPADTPLPHEGPGGRKASILEPLTRPRPRDLAYSQLSPQYHNLSYSSSPEYTCRASQSIWERFRLSRRRHKDNGEFVAAGHALRKKVQFAQDEDLHDILDYWKGVSAQHKS